One stretch of Anaerobacillus alkaliphilus DNA includes these proteins:
- a CDS encoding 4Fe-4S binding protein has protein sequence MAIPEKKLPSKKPFNFLDISFVKTFIKSKWYPGIFQWTAMIVFAVIVFELMTGTVNPHRNWGTAMTWVLWWPVVPILFVLVGRFWCAVCPFGKISDIVRRLVGNESPMPKFLKKYGIWLIDATFIIITWADHIFGVVHSPRGSGILLLLLLTMVVITSVFYERRTFCKSLCFLGGLAGNYSRAGMIELRGNLDICRTCKTQSCYKGSEKAEGCNMFQFVRSMDNSAECNICGDCVKNCPNDSIRISPRKPTMELWGIKKPMLEQSFLAAVIMGIVLVQNVTMLEVWDHILNGIGVVTRTSNFTINFTIAFIIAMIIPIGMLWYASKLGSKTYVDTTTKQNFIRFGYAYIPIDLAGHLGHNLFHLLTETKALYYNTMGLFGVYMSGDLAIVSDETVRVLQFVLVILGTWASMYAVYRIGEKKSMKQLWPFYLLMIIFGIVNFYLFSLPMDHRVH, from the coding sequence ATGGCGATACCAGAAAAAAAGCTACCTTCAAAAAAGCCATTCAATTTTTTAGACATATCCTTTGTTAAAACATTTATCAAAAGCAAGTGGTACCCTGGAATATTTCAATGGACTGCAATGATTGTGTTCGCAGTGATTGTTTTTGAGCTAATGACGGGGACAGTCAATCCACACCGAAACTGGGGAACAGCAATGACATGGGTGTTATGGTGGCCAGTTGTCCCGATTTTATTTGTATTAGTTGGACGTTTTTGGTGTGCGGTCTGCCCCTTCGGAAAAATAAGCGATATTGTTAGAAGGCTTGTAGGTAATGAGAGCCCGATGCCGAAATTTTTAAAGAAATATGGTATCTGGCTCATTGATGCTACTTTTATCATTATTACATGGGCTGATCATATTTTCGGTGTTGTTCATTCTCCTAGAGGATCAGGAATTTTGCTTCTATTATTACTCACGATGGTGGTCATCACTTCGGTCTTTTATGAAAGAAGAACGTTTTGTAAGTCGCTCTGTTTTTTAGGTGGTTTAGCAGGAAATTACTCACGAGCTGGAATGATAGAGTTAAGAGGTAATCTAGACATTTGTCGTACATGTAAAACGCAGTCTTGCTATAAAGGAAGCGAAAAGGCTGAAGGGTGTAACATGTTTCAATTTGTTCGTTCAATGGACAATAGTGCTGAATGTAACATCTGTGGTGATTGTGTGAAAAATTGTCCTAACGATTCCATACGCATTTCTCCTAGAAAACCAACAATGGAGCTCTGGGGTATTAAAAAGCCAATGCTTGAACAATCGTTTTTAGCAGCCGTCATTATGGGGATAGTATTAGTTCAAAACGTTACTATGCTGGAAGTTTGGGATCATATACTGAATGGGATTGGTGTGGTTACACGTACAAGTAACTTTACTATCAACTTTACGATTGCATTTATTATTGCAATGATTATACCAATCGGTATGCTCTGGTACGCATCAAAATTAGGGTCGAAAACATACGTAGACACTACGACAAAGCAAAACTTTATCCGGTTTGGTTATGCATATATCCCAATTGATTTAGCAGGTCATTTAGGTCATAATTTATTTCACCTGTTAACGGAAACAAAAGCACTTTACTACAATACAATGGGTTTATTTGGAGTGTACATGTCTGGTGATCTAGCCATCGTATCTGATGAAACAGTTCGTGTTCTACAATTCGTGCTTGTTATACTAGGAACATGGGCTTCCATGTATGCAGTGTATAGAATTGGAGAGAAGAAATCTATGAAACAGCTTTGGCCGTTTTACTTGCTAATGATTATATTTGGAATTGTAAACTTCTATCTGTTCTCATTACCTATGGATCACCGAGTTCACTAA
- a CDS encoding Cof-type HAD-IIB family hydrolase produces the protein MKKLIAIDLDGTLLSSNLDISVENITAIQKAQEAGHIVMICSGRAPEDIQKVLINTPLQCPLAGSNGTVVIVDGEKLSEVSIAKESVRTIANVLESNKSPFKLYTNKGIYVQKHFSTRISNVLENDQKLTEHFTEKEIKFMTETPVESETVTLFEEIEEVLQVENIAVQKFFISTFVGKEELTSTLSNQLEDISITTSGPYNIEIMDRSGHKGNGLKVIAEHYQIDIENTVAIGDNFNDVPMLKLAGLSIAMGNGDPTVKEMADQITLTNDQHGVAVAIKKYVLNQS, from the coding sequence ATGAAAAAATTAATTGCGATTGATCTCGATGGTACATTGTTGTCATCAAATCTTGATATATCAGTTGAAAATATTACGGCGATTCAAAAAGCACAAGAGGCTGGTCATATTGTGATGATCTGTTCTGGGCGTGCTCCTGAAGATATTCAAAAAGTGTTGATTAACACGCCTTTACAATGCCCTCTTGCAGGCAGTAATGGAACAGTAGTAATCGTTGATGGTGAAAAGTTATCGGAAGTCTCGATTGCAAAAGAAAGTGTTCGAACGATTGCTAATGTGTTAGAGAGTAATAAATCTCCATTTAAACTTTACACTAATAAAGGAATTTATGTACAAAAACATTTTAGTACTCGTATCTCAAACGTATTAGAAAATGATCAAAAATTAACAGAACATTTTACAGAAAAAGAAATTAAGTTTATGACTGAAACTCCTGTGGAAAGTGAGACGGTTACGTTATTTGAGGAAATTGAAGAAGTGCTTCAAGTAGAGAATATTGCTGTTCAAAAGTTTTTTATCTCTACTTTTGTAGGTAAAGAAGAGTTGACTTCAACGCTTTCTAATCAACTAGAGGATATTTCAATCACAACCTCTGGCCCGTATAACATTGAAATAATGGATCGAAGTGGTCACAAGGGCAATGGACTAAAAGTAATTGCTGAACATTATCAAATCGATATCGAAAACACGGTAGCAATTGGTGACAATTTTAATGATGTTCCAATGCTTAAACTAGCTGGTTTATCCATTGCGATGGGAAATGGTGACCCCACCGTAAAGGAGATGGCAGATCAAATTACTTTAACAAACGATCAACATGGTGTTGCTGTAGCGATTAAAAAATATGTATTAAACCAGAGTTAA
- a CDS encoding YjcZ family sporulation protein: MGHAGHGMGAGFALIVVLFILLVIIGASYVGYGY; the protein is encoded by the coding sequence ATGGGTCACGCAGGTCATGGTATGGGCGCTGGTTTCGCGCTAATCGTAGTGTTGTTCATCCTATTAGTAATTATTGGGGCTTCTTACGTAGGATACGGCTACTAA
- a CDS encoding carbohydrate ABC transporter permease, whose amino-acid sequence MHSNAVRKVEQSNKNHLQPPVVHKSGKLQTDTKRVQRVKSWKLFGEGLIYLFPALLLLSVFLLYPMAKTLYYSFFITNPRGDTLLFVGLEHYLSLMKSPSFQNSMIQTFKFVLYTVPTGVIVSLFLAVIANERVRGIEFFRVVFSSSLGISVAAGASIWLFMFHPSLGVLNNILQVFGLEGVAWLTSGKWALLSVSVTTIWMGLGFNFIILLGGLQSISQELYESALIDGAGYFTRLFKITLPLLSPTLFFVITVTLINAFQSFGQIHILTGGGPNEATNIIVYSIYKEAFEFSRFGTASAQAIILFVFILTVTILQFKVGEKKVHYQ is encoded by the coding sequence ATGCACTCTAATGCAGTTAGAAAAGTTGAGCAGAGTAACAAAAACCATTTGCAACCACCTGTAGTACATAAATCCGGTAAATTACAAACAGATACAAAGAGAGTACAAAGAGTGAAGTCGTGGAAATTATTTGGCGAAGGCCTTATCTATCTATTTCCAGCCTTACTACTGTTAAGTGTGTTTTTATTATATCCAATGGCAAAAACGCTCTACTATAGCTTTTTTATTACAAATCCTCGGGGTGACACTTTATTATTTGTAGGTTTAGAGCATTACCTATCACTGATGAAGTCTCCGAGTTTTCAAAATAGTATGATTCAAACGTTCAAGTTTGTTCTTTACACCGTACCAACCGGAGTCATAGTTTCCTTATTTTTAGCTGTCATTGCAAATGAAAGAGTAAGAGGTATTGAATTTTTCCGAGTTGTTTTTTCTTCCTCTTTGGGAATTTCAGTAGCCGCAGGTGCTAGTATTTGGCTCTTTATGTTTCATCCTAGTCTTGGGGTACTGAATAATATTCTCCAAGTATTTGGTCTTGAAGGAGTGGCTTGGCTTACTTCTGGTAAGTGGGCACTACTTTCGGTTTCAGTAACGACGATTTGGATGGGGCTAGGGTTTAACTTCATTATTTTATTAGGTGGTCTTCAAAGTATTTCTCAAGAGTTATATGAAAGTGCCTTAATTGATGGAGCAGGCTATTTTACTAGACTTTTTAAGATTACGTTACCGTTGCTCTCACCGACATTATTTTTTGTCATTACTGTAACACTAATTAACGCGTTTCAATCCTTTGGTCAAATTCACATTTTAACTGGTGGGGGACCAAATGAAGCGACCAACATTATTGTTTATTCCATTTATAAGGAAGCTTTTGAGTTTTCGAGGTTCGGCACGGCTAGCGCGCAGGCGATTATTTTGTTTGTCTTTATTCTAACCGTAACTATTTTGCAGTTTAAGGTTGGGGAGAAGAAGGTGCATTATCAATGA